TTCTTTAACCACATCATCATCGATTATACCAAAGCCAACTCGGTTTACACCCATATCTGTCGGCGATTTAAAGACTGACTCTTGGTTAGTGATTCGTTCAATAATTCGCTTAATAACTGGGAATGTTTCGATATCACGATTATAGTTAACTGCAACCTCACCATAGGCTTCAAAATGGAATGAATCAATCATGTTCACGTCTTTCAAATCCACAGTTGCCGCTTCATAGGCGATATTTAACGGGTGTTTTAATGGGATATTCCAAACTGGAAATGTTTCAAATTTTGAGTACCCTGCCACTCGTCCTAAACGATTTTCATGATAAATTTGGCTTAAACTTGTTGCCAATTTTCCACTACCAGCTCCTGGAGCCGTGATAACGACAATTGGTTTTGTTGTTGGTATATATGGGTTTTTTCCAAAGCCTTCATCACTGACTATTTGGTCAATGTTATATGGGTAACCGTCAATTGCTTCATGCGTATAAACTTTAATATTTCGTTTTTCTAATTTGTTAATAAAGATTTTCGTTGAAGGTTGGCCACTGTAACGTGTGATTAACACACTGTTAACAGATAAGCCATACTCATTAAACTCATCAATTGATTTTAAGATATCCATGTCATACGTGATGTTGTAATCACCGCGAATTTTATTGCGCTCAATATCTCCAGCATACACACAAATAATGACTTCTGCTTTATCTTTTAATTTTTGTAGTATTTTGATTTTTGAGTCTTCATCAAAACCTGGCAACACACGTTTTGCATGTTTATCGCCGATTAATTTACCACCAAACTCTAAATATAATTTATCATAATTATTTACACGTTCTAAAATAAATTTTGATTGCTCTTCAATGTATTTCTGAGAATCAAATCCTAGCTTTTTCATGGTTTTCCTCCTTAAAAGTTAGGATAAGTGGTAACATTACAACCAACAATGATTAACACTTAACTTAACTTTTTCTCTCATTTTTGTAACATATCTTGTGTCGTTTATCTGGATCATAAAAAATAATAAATTTTTACTCTTCTTTAGTACAATGTTAATCCTACTGCCCATTTAATAATTTATCCCTAAACTAATCATTACTATAATACATACATTATCATACTCATTTTTTATAATCTAAATATATCATGATAATATGTATTTTTTATTAACGTTCTAGTTATTTAAGCTAGCTCTAATAAATCCATTAAATAACGGATGACTTCTATTTGGACGTGATTTGAATTCGGGATGAAATTGACTTGCAACAAAGAAATCATTTGCTGGAATTTCAACTATTTCAACTAAACGATTGTCTGGTGAAACACCTGAAAAGACCATTCCCGCTTGTTCAAATGACTCACGAAATGCGTTATTAAATTCATAACGGTGGCGATGACGTTCACTGATTAACTCTTCACCATTATATAAGTTACGTGTTTTAGTGTCTGGTTTCAACTCACATGGATAAGCTCCTAGACGTAACGTTCCTCCCATATCTTCTACACTTTCTTGATCTAACATTAAATCAATGATGTTATAAGGCGTTTCTGGTGCAGTTTCTTTTGAATCTGCTCCTTCAAGCATCAAGACGTTTCTTGCAAATTCAACACAGGCCATTTGCATACCCAAACAAATACCTAAGAAGGGAATATTATGTTCTCTGGCGTAGCGGATCGCTTCGATTTTCCCTTCAATTCCTCGGTCGCCAAATCCACCTGGCACAAGAACACCGTCTACTGTTGATAAATAATCAGAGACATTTTCTTTTGTGACATTTTCTGATTGAATCCACTCAATTTCGATGTTTGTATCATGTTCATATCCAGCATGTTTTAATGCTTCCACAACTGATAAATAAGCATCAGGTAACTCAACATATTTCCCAACTAATGCAATACGTGTTTTGTATTTTAAGTTTAGCACGTGTTTTGCCATTTCTTGCCACTCTGCCATATCTGCTTTAGGCGCTTCAATCCCTAAATGATCACACACAATATCATCCAATCCTTGTGCTTCTAAATTTAATGGAATATCGTACAATGTTTTCACATCTCTTGATTCAATAACTGCTTCTTCAGGCACATCGCAAAATTGTGCTAACTTTTGTTTCATTTCTTGTGGCACTTCTTCTTCTGTTCTAACAACTAAAATATCTGGTTGAATCCCAAGACTACGTAATTCTTTCACACTATGTTGTGTCGGTTTGGTTTTCATTTCCCCTGCTGCTCTTAAATAAGGAATCAATGTTGTGTGGATATATAATACATTATCTTTACCAACATCTGCTTTCATCTGTCTTAGTGCTTCTAAAAATGGTAAAGACTCAATATCGCCAACTGTTCCACCGACTTCAGTGATAATCACATCTGCTTCATTTGTATCAGCTGCTGCCATCATTTTTTCTTTGATTTCATTGGTAATATGTGGGATTACTTGGACTGTCGCACCAAGATATTCTCCTTTTCTTTCTTTTCTGATTACCTCAGAATAAACTTTTCCTGTGGTCACATTTGAGTGTTGATTTAAATTAATATCTATAAATCGCTCATAATGACCTAAATCTAAATCTGTTTCTGCCCCATCTTCAGTGACGAATACCTCACCATGTTGGTAAGGACTCATTGTTCCAGGATCAATGTTAATATAGGGATCAAATTTTTGAATAGTTACATTCAATCCACGATTTTTTAATAATCGACCTAACGATGCTGCTACAATCCCTTTTCCAATTGAAGATACCACTCCACCTGTTACAAAAATGTACTTTGTCATAACATTCGCCTCTTTTCATATATTTCTTGGGGAAGATACTTTTATAAAAAACAAAGAAAAGCCCCCTATTCGTATGAATAAGGGAGCTTTCATTTAAGTCTATCTGCCTCTATTTTTCAAGAGTGCCCAAAAAGTATGATACAAGGGTTTTGATGTTTCGTCAAGAATTTAATTATGACATTCATATAATTTTCATATCTTCCCTAACTTTTTCATAACCATCACTATCTAAATTAATCTCTTCTTTCTATCAACTGGTGTTGTTCTATTTCTAATATATTAATTATAGTATGATAATCACAAACACAACGGGTTTCACATAATCCTCTTGCAAAATCAATGGATAATAACCAAACAAACTCTTTAGTTTTTTTACTTTTTCTCTCTGTGATATAAAAATTATGATGAGTTCTCATTGCCTTTTTACTATTTTTTATTTAATTTTGTCAATAATATAAGTAATCCATTTAATACGACACCACACAAAATCCCAATTGCTAAGTTTCCTGTGTAAACAATAACAACGACAGTGACTAACATCGCAGTACTTTCAATCATTTCCCATGATTTTACTAACTGTAAACTTTTCCAATCAAATGTATCCCCTGCAACTGTTATCATAATTCCAATCAAAGCTGCCGTTGGAATCACCATCATGAGTGAGTTTAAAACAAAAATGAACAGTAATAACGTCGTACCTGATACAAATGTTGACAAACGTGTCCGTCCACCTGATTTAACATTTATGACAGCTTGCCCTATCATCGCACATCCAGCTTGGCCACCAAATAATCCCGTAATAAAATTAGCCAGTCCTTGTGCTTTCACTTCACGTTTACTATCACTAGTTGAGTTTGTCATCTCATCTACTATAGGAACTGTTAATAGTGTTTCCATTAGTCCGATAAACGTTAATGAAATGGCTGTTGGTAAGATTATCCACAGTGTTTCTAAACTCATTGGTACAAGTGGTAAGCCAAATGATACATCAAGTGAGGACATATCTCCTAAATCACCAACAGTAAAGAAACTACCTTTAAAAACAAATGATAAGATAGTCATGACCGTAATAATAATAAGTGCTGGTGGCACAACTTTAATCACTTTGGGTAGTAAATATATGGCTAATATACTAACAATAACCATGACATAGCCAATCACATTTTGTTCAGGTAATTGTTGAACTTGTGCTAAAAAAATTGAAATCGCTAATCCATTAACAAAACCTATCATGACACTTTTAGGTATGTGTTTCATGATTTTATGAATATTCAAATAACCTAAAATAAATTGAAATATACCTGTTAATATGGTAGCAGCAATCATATAGTTTAGCCCATGCGACTGTACTAATCCTGCAATTACTAAAGCCATCGATCCGGCTGCAGCAGATACCATAGCAGGTCTACCACCAGTTAACGTAATGACTAATAAGGTAATAGCTGAAGCAAATAATGCCGACATTGGATGAACTCCTGCGATAATGGCAAACCCTATTACTTCAGGTAAAATTGCGACCGATGACACTAATCCAGCAAAAATATTTTCACGTGGGTTCCCTACCCACTCATTCTTTTTTATACTAAGTAACACCTTTTTCCCTCCCTTAATTCTTTTCCAAGAAAATTATCATAACATATACTTTTGAATAATACACGTTTAAAAAATAAAAAAGCACCTCTGAAAAGAGATGCTTTATACGTCCGAACAAACAATGCTTATTTAAAATTACATGTGAATTGGCATACCTAATGCTAACTCAGCTGTATCCATAACAGCTTCAGATAATGATGGATGTGAATGGATAGTTAAAGCGATATCTTCAGCATTCATTCCAGCTTCAACAGCTAAACCAATTTCTGCAATAATATCACTAGCACTAATACCAGCAACTTGTCCACCAACAATCACGTTGTCTTCTTTAGTTGTAACTAAACGTACAAATCCTTCAGTTTGGTTTAATGATAAAGCACGACCATTTCCACCTAATGAGAATTTAGATGCTTTCACGTTTAATCCAGCTTCTTTTGCTTCTTTTTCTGTCATACCAACAGTTGCCAATTCAGGATCTGTAAAGGCTACAGCTGGCATTGCACGATAATCAACTGCTACTGGTTCACCAGCAATGGCTTCTGCAGCAATTTTAGCTTCATAACTTGCTTTGTGAGCAAGTGCAGCTCCAGGAACGATGTCACCAATGGCAAAAATACTTTTCACGTTAGTGCGTCCTTGGTTATCAACTTTTACTAATCCACGATCAGTCATCTCAACGCCTAAGATTTCTAAACCTAAATCATCAGTGTTTGGACGACGACCTACAGTTACCATAACGTAATCTGCTTCAACTTTTTCTTCTTTACCGTCAACTTCATAAGTTACAGTCACGCTATCGCCATTGTCAACAGCTTCTTTAGCCATTGCTTTTGTGACAACTTTGATACCTTTGTTGTCAAATTCTTTTTCAACAAGTTTAACCATATCTTTTTCAAATGTTGGTAAAATTTGTGGTGAACCTTCTAAAAT
This genomic stretch from Vagococcus sp. CY52-2 harbors:
- a CDS encoding DUF1846 domain-containing protein, coding for MKKLGFDSQKYIEEQSKFILERVNNYDKLYLEFGGKLIGDKHAKRVLPGFDEDSKIKILQKLKDKAEVIICVYAGDIERNKIRGDYNITYDMDILKSIDEFNEYGLSVNSVLITRYSGQPSTKIFINKLEKRNIKVYTHEAIDGYPYNIDQIVSDEGFGKNPYIPTTKPIVVITAPGAGSGKLATSLSQIYHENRLGRVAGYSKFETFPVWNIPLKHPLNIAYEAATVDLKDVNMIDSFHFEAYGEVAVNYNRDIETFPVIKRIIERITNQESVFKSPTDMGVNRVGFGIIDDDVVKEASKEEIIRRCFDTECFYKRGMVDEDVVNRIQLIMEEMELKKEDRRPVLPAREYADKLKEMTEGEEAVNPMSVMAFELSTGEIVTGRTSDLMDASAAAILNSIKRLANISDDILLLSPVILETIQKMKVDELGNKMTALNANEVLIALSISAVTNPTAQLAYEQLANLDGVEAHSTVMLNKDDEQVLKKLGINVTSDPVFSSENLFYI
- a CDS encoding CTP synthase, producing MTKYIFVTGGVVSSIGKGIVAASLGRLLKNRGLNVTIQKFDPYINIDPGTMSPYQHGEVFVTEDGAETDLDLGHYERFIDINLNQHSNVTTGKVYSEVIRKERKGEYLGATVQVIPHITNEIKEKMMAAADTNEADVIITEVGGTVGDIESLPFLEALRQMKADVGKDNVLYIHTTLIPYLRAAGEMKTKPTQHSVKELRSLGIQPDILVVRTEEEVPQEMKQKLAQFCDVPEEAVIESRDVKTLYDIPLNLEAQGLDDIVCDHLGIEAPKADMAEWQEMAKHVLNLKYKTRIALVGKYVELPDAYLSVVEALKHAGYEHDTNIEIEWIQSENVTKENVSDYLSTVDGVLVPGGFGDRGIEGKIEAIRYAREHNIPFLGICLGMQMACVEFARNVLMLEGADSKETAPETPYNIIDLMLDQESVEDMGGTLRLGAYPCELKPDTKTRNLYNGEELISERHRHRYEFNNAFRESFEQAGMVFSGVSPDNRLVEIVEIPANDFFVASQFHPEFKSRPNRSHPLFNGFIRASLNN
- a CDS encoding SulP family inorganic anion transporter, whose protein sequence is MLLSIKKNEWVGNPRENIFAGLVSSVAILPEVIGFAIIAGVHPMSALFASAITLLVITLTGGRPAMVSAAAGSMALVIAGLVQSHGLNYMIAATILTGIFQFILGYLNIHKIMKHIPKSVMIGFVNGLAISIFLAQVQQLPEQNVIGYVMVIVSILAIYLLPKVIKVVPPALIIITVMTILSFVFKGSFFTVGDLGDMSSLDVSFGLPLVPMSLETLWIILPTAISLTFIGLMETLLTVPIVDEMTNSTSDSKREVKAQGLANFITGLFGGQAGCAMIGQAVINVKSGGRTRLSTFVSGTTLLLFIFVLNSLMMVIPTAALIGIMITVAGDTFDWKSLQLVKSWEMIESTAMLVTVVVIVYTGNLAIGILCGVVLNGLLILLTKLNKK
- the lpdA gene encoding dihydrolipoyl dehydrogenase, which encodes MVVGDFALELDTVVIGAGPGGYVAAIRAAQMGQKVAIIEKEYIGGVCLNVGCIPSKALISAGHKYQEAMHSAIFGVTADNVSLDFSKTQEWKNNQVVSKLTGGVEFLLKKNKVEIIRGEAFFVDENTLRVIDGDHAQTYSFNHAIVATGSRPIEIKGFKFGGRVIDSTGGLSLTEVPKKLVIVGGGVIGAELGGAYANLGAEVTILEGSPQILPTFEKDMVKLVEKEFDNKGIKVVTKAMAKEAVDNGDSVTVTYEVDGKEEKVEADYVMVTVGRRPNTDDLGLEILGVEMTDRGLVKVDNQGRTNVKSIFAIGDIVPGAALAHKASYEAKIAAEAIAGEPVAVDYRAMPAVAFTDPELATVGMTEKEAKEAGLNVKASKFSLGGNGRALSLNQTEGFVRLVTTKEDNVIVGGQVAGISASDIIAEIGLAVEAGMNAEDIALTIHSHPSLSEAVMDTAELALGMPIHM